The following are encoded in a window of Bradyrhizobium sp. WBOS07 genomic DNA:
- a CDS encoding DUF6163 family protein, producing the protein MSEISTRDAARESARDATRDHAISVAAISSERAESDDNVWTRRLVLFLRVMALLSILKGLYHWAQVTGFVGGEDEAFENQSMAWQAATVYFAVIELVAAVGLWLATPWGAVVWLTTVVSMAVIELMFPGIYGGSLIVVGVEAAMLAAYLALAWMAARERPP; encoded by the coding sequence ATGTCCGAGATCTCCACCCGCGATGCGGCCCGCGAGAGCGCCAGGGACGCGACCAGAGACCACGCGATCTCCGTCGCGGCGATCTCGTCGGAGCGGGCCGAGTCCGACGACAATGTCTGGACGCGCCGCCTGGTGCTGTTCCTGCGGGTGATGGCGCTGCTCTCGATCCTGAAAGGTCTCTATCACTGGGCGCAGGTGACGGGCTTTGTCGGCGGCGAGGACGAGGCGTTCGAGAACCAGTCGATGGCCTGGCAGGCCGCCACCGTCTACTTCGCCGTGATCGAGCTCGTCGCCGCGGTCGGCCTGTGGCTGGCAACGCCGTGGGGCGCGGTGGTGTGGCTGACCACCGTGGTGTCGATGGCGGTGATCGAGCTGATGTTCCCGGGCATCTACGGCGGCAGCCTGATCGTCGTCGGCGTCGAAGCCGCCATGCTCGCCGCCTATCTCGCGCTGGCCTGGATGGCCGCGCGCGAGCGGCCGCCGTAG
- the hemB gene encoding porphobilinogen synthase, translated as MAIKYGRPIELREVSRREGTAVPHALDLTVRPRRNRKAEWARRMVRENVLTTDDLIWPLFLIDGTNKREQVASMPGVERLSVDQAVRAAERAMKLTIPCLALFPYTEPSLRDEEGSEATNPNNLVCQAVRAIKKEFPEIGILCDVALDPFTSHGHDGLISDGKILNDETVAVLVRQALVQAEAGCDIIAPSDMMDGRVAAIREGLDRAGLLDVQIMAYAAKYASAFYGPFRDAIGSAKTLTGDKRTYQMDSANSDEALREVELDIAEGADMVMVKPGMPYLDVVRRVKDTFAMPTFAYQVSGEYAMIAAAANNGWLDGERAMMESLLAFKRAGADGVLSYFAPKAAEKLRSQG; from the coding sequence ATGGCGATCAAATACGGACGTCCGATCGAATTGCGCGAGGTCTCGCGCCGCGAGGGCACCGCCGTGCCCCATGCCCTCGATCTGACCGTCCGGCCGCGCCGCAACCGCAAGGCCGAATGGGCCCGGCGCATGGTGCGGGAGAATGTGCTCACCACCGACGATCTGATCTGGCCGCTATTCCTGATCGACGGCACCAACAAGCGCGAGCAGGTCGCCTCGATGCCCGGCGTCGAGCGCCTCAGCGTCGACCAGGCGGTGCGCGCGGCCGAGCGCGCCATGAAGCTCACCATCCCCTGCCTCGCGCTGTTTCCCTACACCGAGCCGTCCTTGCGCGACGAGGAAGGCTCCGAAGCGACCAATCCGAACAACCTGGTCTGCCAGGCCGTGCGCGCGATCAAGAAGGAGTTTCCGGAGATCGGCATTCTCTGCGACGTCGCGCTCGACCCGTTCACCAGCCACGGCCATGACGGCCTGATTTCCGACGGCAAGATCCTGAACGACGAGACGGTCGCCGTGCTGGTGCGCCAGGCCCTGGTGCAGGCCGAAGCCGGCTGCGACATCATCGCGCCCTCGGACATGATGGACGGCCGCGTCGCCGCGATCCGCGAGGGGCTGGACCGCGCCGGACTGCTCGACGTGCAGATCATGGCCTATGCGGCCAAATACGCATCGGCCTTCTACGGCCCGTTCCGCGACGCCATCGGCTCGGCCAAGACGCTCACCGGCGACAAGCGCACCTATCAGATGGACAGCGCCAACAGCGACGAAGCCCTGCGCGAGGTCGAGCTCGATATCGCCGAGGGCGCCGACATGGTGATGGTGAAGCCCGGCATGCCCTATCTCGACGTGGTCCGCCGCGTGAAGGACACGTTCGCGATGCCGACCTTCGCCTACCAGGTCTCGGGCGAATACGCGATGATCGCGGCCGCCGCGAACAACGGCTGGCTCGACGGCGAGCGCGCGATGATGGAGAGCCTGCTCGCCTTCAAGCGCGCCGGCGCCGACGGCGTGCTGAGCTACTTCGCGCCGAAGGCGGCGGAGAAGCTGCGCAGCCAGGGCTAA